The following are encoded in a window of Oncorhynchus masou masou isolate Uvic2021 chromosome 17, UVic_Omas_1.1, whole genome shotgun sequence genomic DNA:
- the LOC135558814 gene encoding zinc finger protein 830-like, with protein sequence MPPKNKQKKVIHQDELRRLMREKQRQTIDKKRVESPYAKYNSLDHLSCVLCNERVKNALLWQTHILGKQHKEKLSELKGSKQSSTSQGPQPLLKRKASEDTNGKKFKPVAGTEQLSTPGLPDDFFAKPAPPGPKKLPGILKKTTSAGLSLLAGVDDEEEAGDQGADSSLGVQKGAPASGLPSDFFDNSTIPAVPAASHSGSILKPDETEKSVEKKGNTPEALPEGFFDDPVRDAKVRNVDAPKDQMDKEWEEFQKEMRQVNTKSEAIVAEDDEEGRLERQIDEIDEQIECYRRVEVLRDKQDVVKKVVKEKTEDQEDSCRSDEDEEELLHLLSRDWRAKGALA encoded by the coding sequence ATGCCTCCAAAAAATAAGCAGAAGAAAGTGATACATCAAGATGAACTGCGACGGTTAATGAGAGAGAAACAAAGGCAAACGATAGATAAGAAGCGTGTCGAATCCCCATATGCCAAGTACAACAGTCTCGATCACCTTAGCTGCGTACTCTGCAACGAGCGAGTAAAGAATGCGCTATTGTGGCAGACTCATATTCTTGGAAAACAGCACAAGGAGAAACTTTCCGAGCTCAAGGGGTCTAAACAAAGTTCTACAAGTCAAGGACCCCAGCCTCTGCTTAAAAGAAAAGCTTCTGAAGACACGAATGGGAAGAAGTTTAAACCAGTGGCAGGTACAGAGCAGTTGTCTACGCCAGGGCTACCTGATGATTTCTTTGCTAAACCTGCCCCGCCGGGGCCGAAGAAACTACCAGGAATATTGAAAAAAACGACATCTGCTGGGCTGAGTCTTTTGGCCGGAGTTGATGATGAAGAGGAGGCTGGTGACCAGGGGGCAGATTCTAGCTTGGGTGTGCAGAAGGGGGCACCTGCCTCAGGACTCCCATCTGATTTCTTCGACAACAGCACCATTCCAGCTGTCCCAGCTGCTTCTCATTCAGGGTCTATCCTCAAACCAGATGAAACTGAGAAGAGTGTGGAGAAGAAGGGAAATACACCTGAAGCGCTACCAGAAGGCTTCTTTGACGACCCAGTGAGAGATGCCAAAGTCCGTAATGTCGATGCTCCCAAAGATCAAATGGATAAGGAGTGGGAAGAGTTCCAAAAGGAAATGCGGCAGGTGAACACCAAATCAGAGGCCATTGTAGCCGAGGATGACGAGGAGGGTCGTCTTGAGCGTCAGATTGATGAAATCGATGAGCAAATTGAATGTTACCGGAGGGTTGAGGTATTGAGAGATAAGCAAGATGTGGTGAAGAAGGTTGTGAAGGAGAAAACAGAAGACCAGGAAGACTCCTGCAGAAGtgatgaggatgaagaagagCTGCTCCACTTGTTGTCAAGGGATTGGAGGGCCAAAGGGGCCCTTGCTTAA